The following DNA comes from Rhipicephalus microplus isolate Deutch F79 chromosome 6, USDA_Rmic, whole genome shotgun sequence.
aGAGACCACGGGCAAGATACGTGGTCTGCTCACGTCGGACTGCTTCGGCCCAAAGACGCAGCTGGAAATGGTAACCGTGGCCTACTTCGACGGTGCCTGGCAGGCGCCGTTTCAGGTATACTTCCGAAGGCAGGGCGCGGATCGCTTATATCATATATGCGTTCGTAGGTTTCTCTAATGGCCAGGAGGGTGCAAAGATCAATTTCAATGTCCCCGCGCTCATTGGTCGAGGCCAAAGCCACATTAGATGCTTCACATTGGATGAAGAAATTTAAATGAAGGGATGATGGGCTTCTCTAAATAACCTGCCTTTGGTACCTGCCCTTAAGGGCCCCTAAACTACCTGTATGCTCTCCGTATCCTTGCTCTATCGAGAACAGCAGACCTGTATGATTAGAGGACGTCGCGAGGAACAGGTGATCTGTGGGCGAACAAGGGCCTGTCTGCTGCTATAGCAGATCCGAGCACTTGCGTTTTCCCCTCTAACGCTGGGAAAGAGCATTTGGAGACGTGGATGAACGTACAGACTAGCCGAATAACGCCGTCTAGCGAAGGAAAGAGCGAAACGAGGAGGAAACGTGCGCACAGCCGCCAGCGTTGTGTAGGCCCGTCAACAACTGTAACCTACCGCTGAGGATGGGGCCCTTGCCACCCCTgcccttgcttctggactgccgcttctgttgatgacgaccgttccactgctcaattaatctttcctcttctttcaacttttttcccttttcccttccccgcaggcactgcgccgtgctcccgaccgggttgcagaaattaggtgccttttctcatcttctaaccactaccaccaactGCAATGTCTTAGCTAAATTttgacctctgggtggtttaggggcaCTTTGAATACGTAATGTAAACGCTTCTTCGAATGCCCCACCAGGGGCGTTCAACTGCCATCATCGTCAAAGACTAGCGTGGCCATAGACCTGTTTTTGAACCAATAGGCACTTgtagtttaccgttagcgtgatagcggaggttaagggaatgacgttaccgtgcagcaaacgctctttttcttatgtgattcttaaaacagagaaaagaagatacaagtgGCCCCGTAAGTGAGCAGCGTCCACATCACTGTGCgtcacctcaacagtagctcacgagggacgggggtaaggagggattaaaaggataggattaaaaggataggattaaaaggtatatagatatagaggggaaggagagagcgtggcgcaggggcAGCGACAttcggaagtaaggagaagacaggaaagatggacacggttgcaggagtccaaggatggggcaccactcagtgagagctcttgtccgcgtcaggagatggcgtagggcgagccagtcggccagagctgtgcggtcgtcggagatcgcagggcgcaaccggtcggcacgaaatcgagAGAGCGTgtgcaaacgttcgttgtggacagcgtcATATAGTTTAGCCACAGAACACCCATATGCTACCATAGTGTGATAGCGGAGGTAAAGAAAATGGCGCTACCGTGCAACAAAGGTTCGTTGCCGCCAGCATCTTATAGTTCAGCGGGATAACGTTCACGTGATTTACGTCCCCAAGCTGGGACGGTGGCGTTACCTATcggatggttaataagttaaagaacagtgaaaaggaaaagaaaacgagaatgtttgccaaTGCTATTGcgtgaagcattgttacaagtttattttagtaataataaaagtaaacaaatatgaaccacgcaccacacgtgaaaacatttatgttgccgGTTTGTTCACGTCGGTCTTCTAGCTAGGCCTAGatgcgttcgaaatgggaagctatctcaaaaactacgccatcTTATCTGTAATATTCGGTCGTCGAAGCTacctgaaggcaagcgaagccacttttaACTCGCTTACTGCAAAAAAGGTGAATCTAGctacaactacgccaaaatcactacGAAGCTGGCGCCCGAGGGCGCCGCCATGTTTTCCTACGTACACCTACATTAccacggtaacgttaaatctgaatgctgcacgtacagtaagcggtataCGTGCGACGTCCGTATCTGCGCACGTGAACTTCGATCCCGctatcccggtaagcccggtatactataactgtctaatgacTGGACACGTCCCGCCAACTGAAGGTACGGCGCTGCCTATGTGCCACTCAGGTTCTCAGAGGGCGAGGCTTGTAGCCTTGTTCTCCGTCGTACGCTATCCTATGGCTTAGCTCGCTGTATGCATTCAAAGATTCCCTTTAGATATCTCGCTTCTATCCGTGTCAGCCAAAGGGATCTCCACCCACCTCTACTAAACAGCGCAACCAGCTTCGGGATCTTTTCCGTTCTTCTTGACGCTATAGTATTTTTCATtatacaatcaatcaatcactccaCGAATGGTACTTTGAATGTTGTCTGAAATTGCGCCATACTTTCAAGTGGGCCAACGACTGCAGTGTGAGCCAATCGGATAGCACAACACCGTATAGCTAATCGGACGGGACAAATGGCCCCCTTCGAAAGTATAGCATCCCTAAGCTCTTACTGTAGATAATACGAGTGTTGATCAGATTTGTCGCACCGTGCAGGAGTTACTGTATCGTTATTTTGCAGGTTGTGATAGACGTTCTGCAAATGATTCCAGTTTTAAGGGAACGGTGCTATACTACAGCCAAATTGTATCAACGTGTATACACACCACGTACATGGGAACTCGTAAAAAGTAAAATTGCAGTTGATCGCTCATATATAACCCATGAAATGAAGATTTTTCAGCTTAATGATAAGACAGCCCGATTTAAATGCCGTTAAACTGAATACTTATTGCCATAGATATCCTTCCGAGGAGCAGCAGGTCAACTGTGTGCTTTCTTCTGGCACCCCCGCCAATTGTCAGGGACTTAAAATTTAGGCACAGCGTTGACGCCGAGCTATGGTTACTTCAGTAAGTCTATACAAACTGTATTACGTGCAGCCAACATTTACGGGACCCGACGATTTTCACGTGGATGGTCACACGGTCACTCGCGTGGACATGATGAACCAGATGCACTCGTTCGGCATATCCCACTGCGACCAGCTCCAAGCCACGGCGCTCGAGATGTCCCACATGGGCGGCAAGACGAGCATGATCCTCATCCTGCCCGACCAGATGAACGGCCTGTCGCGTCTTGAGGAGAACCTGACCGCGCAGCGGCTGTCGGACCTCTTGCACGGCCTGCGCGAGAGGCCCAACGTGATGGTCAAGATGCCCAAGTTCTCGGTCGTGACCTGTCGAGGACTGCGGCTCGCCCTCCAGGATCTGGGAGTGCGCGAGCTGTTCACACCGAAGGCCGACCTGTCTGGTATATTCAAGGCCGCAAGTCCAGCCCTGGCCGACATCATCCACGGGGCCTTCCTAGAGGTGAACGAGGAAGGTGCCGAGATTCCCCCGCCTTCCACGGACGAGGCCGTGCTCGGATGTGGCCCTGGAGTCGGGGACATCACGCACTTCGTCGTGAACCACCCGTTCATGTTTGTCGTCAGGCCCCGGCAGTCGAACGTTTTTTATCTGATGGGATCAGTGAGAAGGCCATGAGCAACCTTGCTGTGACCCTCTTCGTCCAGATCATGGACTAGTTCGGCATTCCGGAGTAGCGAGCTGGGAGGCCGTCGAGGGAGAACGCAAGCCGTCGGCGGTGGTCCTTCCCCATGAGTCGGTA
Coding sequences within:
- the LOC119185461 gene encoding iris, encoding MHHLLQRLRHGWHSSRDRGVQDGGSGPNQVSSTDPNKPTASGHGNTVQPAQLQTLESTIVGLAVDLYRRLVVHVADDHAHDDVSCGGQSNYSRENVIFSPVTVAAALSMTLAGARSKTAEEIASALRTPDDGHIHGIFATELARITTPAAGITFKTTCRLYKDQRCPIHDSYAKFLREKYGEGIVHEVNFSGGYFELLDEINEWVVKETTGKIRGLLTSDCFGPKTQLEMVTVAYFDGAWQAPFQPTFTGPDDFHVDGHTVTRVDMMNQMHSFGISHCDQLQATALEMSHMGGKTSMILILPDQMNGLSRLEENLTAQRLSDLLHGLRERPNVMVKMPKFSVVTCRGLRLALQDLGVRELFTPKADLSGIFKAASPALADIIHGAFLEVNEEGAEIPPPSTDEAVLGCGPGVGDITHFVVNHPFMFVVRPRQSNVFYLMGSVRRP